One genomic region from Spirulina subsalsa PCC 9445 encodes:
- a CDS encoding acylase has product MILTQRLGLWFSLLLCTITLVLSLGMSNQMSHQHTEILWDTWGVPHIFAPDLEQVLTGFGYAQMHSHGNLILRLYGQSRGRAAEYWGEDYLPSDRYVHQMGIPERAQQWYRSQTPQMRRYLDAFAGGMNRYGQEHPQLLADSLKVVFPLTGVDVLAHLQRVIHFQFLSPPVRNSRLPQGSNGWAIAPSRSQSQNALLLANPHLPWQDFYLWYEAHWETPQTKLYGAALVGMPMLAIAFNQHLGWTATVNTYNGRTFYELNLAGEGYQWEGGVRPFDRVEKHLKIKQPDGHFRTESLIVERSLHGVILEKNDQKAIALKVAGLDRPHILAQFLQMAEARNFRQFQQAISQLQLPLFNLLYADQSGNIAYIFNALIPQHSQGNWEDWKKTIPGHQANTLWTHYHPYQDLPQLLNPATGWLQNTNDPPWTSTFPPLLQPEDYPAYFAPNSLTGALNIFRTQRSLKMLLNSPSWTLQQMIEAKFSSHLELADRLLDDLINAAQDSPRPLIQQAVNILSHWDRQANANSKGAALFAMWFLSMNQQSLFSTPWNPADPLNTPHGLSNPQQAVSILENSTLQLKLACGKIDVEWGDCVRLKHGSLERPASGASGQLGSFSVLDISPIAGQKFQVVGGDGYMAAIEFSQPLRAKVLNPYGNATQPHSPHRGDQIPLYAQQEMRPLWWTRSEIEDHLEERQELP; this is encoded by the coding sequence TTTTTGCGCCCGATTTAGAACAGGTCTTAACCGGATTTGGCTATGCCCAAATGCACAGTCACGGCAATTTAATTTTACGCCTCTATGGGCAAAGTCGAGGCAGGGCGGCTGAATATTGGGGGGAGGATTATCTCCCTTCAGACCGCTATGTTCATCAGATGGGGATTCCCGAACGGGCGCAACAATGGTATCGTTCCCAAACACCCCAAATGCGACGCTATTTAGATGCTTTTGCCGGGGGAATGAACCGTTATGGTCAAGAACATCCCCAGTTATTAGCCGACTCTTTAAAGGTGGTATTTCCCCTCACAGGAGTTGATGTTTTAGCCCATCTGCAACGGGTGATTCATTTCCAGTTTCTCAGTCCTCCTGTTAGGAATTCCCGACTCCCTCAAGGGTCCAATGGTTGGGCGATCGCACCCAGTCGTTCTCAAAGCCAAAATGCCTTACTCCTTGCTAATCCTCACCTCCCCTGGCAGGATTTTTATTTATGGTATGAAGCCCATTGGGAAACTCCCCAGACCAAACTCTATGGGGCGGCCTTAGTGGGAATGCCTATGTTAGCGATCGCCTTTAATCAACACCTTGGCTGGACGGCTACCGTCAACACCTACAACGGCAGAACCTTCTACGAACTCAACCTAGCGGGGGAGGGCTACCAATGGGAGGGGGGAGTCCGCCCCTTTGACCGGGTAGAAAAGCACCTCAAAATTAAACAACCCGACGGCCATTTTCGCACCGAATCCCTGATCGTCGAACGCTCGCTCCACGGCGTAATTCTAGAGAAAAATGACCAAAAGGCGATCGCCCTCAAAGTCGCAGGCTTAGACCGTCCCCACATCCTCGCCCAATTCTTACAGATGGCAGAAGCCCGCAATTTTCGACAATTTCAACAAGCCATATCTCAACTACAACTGCCCCTCTTTAACCTTTTATATGCCGATCAATCCGGCAACATTGCCTATATTTTTAACGCCCTCATCCCCCAACATTCCCAAGGCAATTGGGAGGACTGGAAAAAAACAATCCCCGGTCATCAAGCTAACACCTTATGGACCCATTATCACCCCTATCAAGACTTACCCCAACTCCTTAATCCTGCCACAGGTTGGTTACAAAATACCAACGATCCTCCCTGGACTAGCACCTTTCCCCCCCTCCTACAACCGGAAGACTATCCTGCCTATTTTGCCCCCAATTCCTTAACCGGAGCATTAAACATTTTTCGCACACAACGCTCCCTCAAAATGCTCCTAAATTCTCCATCTTGGACTTTACAACAGATGATAGAGGCAAAATTTTCCAGCCACCTAGAACTCGCCGATCGTCTCCTTGATGATCTCATAAACGCCGCCCAAGATTCCCCCCGTCCTCTCATCCAACAAGCAGTAAACATCCTCTCCCACTGGGATAGACAAGCCAATGCTAACAGTAAAGGCGCCGCACTCTTTGCCATGTGGTTTCTCTCCATGAATCAACAATCCCTCTTTAGCACCCCTTGGAATCCCGCCGATCCCCTCAACACCCCCCACGGATTAAGCAATCCTCAACAAGCGGTTTCAATTCTGGAAAATAGTACTTTACAACTGAAATTAGCTTGTGGTAAGATTGATGTAGAATGGGGTGATTGTGTGCGTTTAAAACATGGAAGCCTAGAACGCCCAGCTAGTGGGGCTTCTGGACAACTAGGGAGTTTTAGTGTACTAGACATTTCACCCATAGCGGGACAAAAATTTCAAGTTGTGGGGGGAGATGGGTATATGGCAGCGATTGAATTCTCCCAGCCCTTGCGTGCCAAAGTTCTCAACCCTTACGGCAACGCCACCCAGCCCCACTCTCCCCACCGAGGAGATCAAATTCCCTTATATGCCCAGCAAGAAATGCGTCCTCTGTGGTGGACTCGTTCTGAGATTGAGGATCATTTAGAGGAGCGGCAGGAATTGCCTTAA
- a CDS encoding response regulator, translating to MKRILVIDDEDDIREVVQLSLEVSGGWEVFTAASGKEGIKIAKQQRPDVILLDVMMPDLDGMETLHRLRGQPETEKIPVILLTAKVASYIQNDPNYYQLGVWAILPKLFDPLTFGAKILEILNQSQ from the coding sequence ATGAAACGGATTTTGGTGATTGATGATGAGGATGATATTAGGGAGGTTGTCCAACTCAGTTTAGAAGTGAGTGGCGGATGGGAAGTATTTACGGCGGCTTCGGGAAAGGAAGGGATCAAAATTGCAAAGCAACAACGCCCGGATGTGATTCTTTTGGATGTGATGATGCCTGATTTGGATGGAATGGAAACCCTTCACCGTTTGCGAGGTCAACCAGAAACGGAGAAAATTCCGGTTATCTTACTCACGGCTAAGGTGGCAAGTTATATCCAAAATGATCCCAATTACTACCAGTTGGGAGTCTGGGCGATTTTACCTAAATTATTTGATCCTTTAACGTTTGGGGCGAAGATTTTGGAAATCTTAAATCAATCACAATGA
- a CDS encoding TRC40/GET3/ArsA family transport-energizing ATPase, with the protein MRLILMTGKGGVGKTSVAAATGLRCAELGYKTLVLSTDPAHSLADSFDQEMGHDARPVVENLWGAELDALMELEGNWGAVKRYITQVLQARGLDGVQAEELAVLPGMDEIFGLVRMKRHYDEGDYDVLIIDSAPTGTALRLLSIPEVGGWYMRRFYKPLQGMSVALRPLFEPIFKPITGFSLPDKEVMDAPYEFYEQIEALEKVLTDNAQTSVRLVTNPEKMVIKESLRAHAYLSLYNVATDLVIANRIIPDEVSDPFFQRWKESQKQYKAEIHENFHPLPVKEIPLFSEEMCGMDALQKLKELLYPNEDPTQVYHQENTVRVVQGGDHYSLELYLPGMTKDKIQLNKSGDELNIRIGNHRRNLVLPQSLASLQPKGAKMEEDYLKIRFQP; encoded by the coding sequence ATGCGCTTAATTTTAATGACGGGTAAAGGTGGGGTAGGTAAAACCTCAGTGGCAGCTGCTACAGGTTTACGTTGTGCAGAATTGGGCTATAAAACCCTAGTGCTGAGTACAGACCCAGCCCACTCGTTAGCGGATAGTTTTGATCAGGAAATGGGGCATGATGCCCGTCCTGTGGTTGAGAATCTCTGGGGGGCGGAATTGGATGCCCTGATGGAGTTGGAGGGCAATTGGGGGGCTGTGAAACGCTACATTACCCAAGTATTGCAAGCCCGAGGATTAGATGGGGTACAAGCGGAGGAGTTGGCCGTTTTGCCGGGGATGGATGAGATTTTTGGCTTGGTGCGGATGAAGCGCCATTACGATGAGGGGGATTATGATGTTCTGATTATAGACTCTGCACCTACAGGAACCGCCTTACGGTTGTTAAGTATCCCGGAGGTGGGGGGATGGTATATGAGAAGATTTTACAAACCTTTACAAGGGATGTCGGTGGCGTTAAGGCCTCTTTTTGAACCGATTTTTAAACCAATTACGGGCTTTTCCTTGCCGGATAAGGAGGTGATGGACGCACCTTATGAGTTTTATGAGCAGATTGAGGCGTTGGAAAAGGTGTTAACGGATAATGCTCAAACCTCGGTGCGTTTGGTGACGAATCCAGAGAAAATGGTGATTAAAGAATCTCTACGCGCTCATGCTTATTTAAGTTTATACAATGTGGCGACGGATTTGGTGATTGCCAATCGGATTATTCCCGATGAAGTGAGTGATCCATTTTTCCAACGTTGGAAGGAAAGTCAGAAGCAATATAAGGCAGAAATTCATGAGAATTTTCATCCTTTACCGGTGAAAGAAATTCCACTTTTTTCTGAGGAAATGTGTGGGATGGACGCGTTACAAAAGCTGAAAGAATTGCTTTATCCGAATGAAGATCCGACCCAAGTTTATCATCAAGAAAATACGGTACGGGTGGTTCAAGGTGGGGATCATTACAGTCTGGAGTTGTATTTACCGGGTATGACGAAGGATAAGATTCAGTTGAATAAATCAGGGGATGAGTTAAATATTCGCATTGGCAATCATCGCCGTAATTTGGTGTTACCTCAATCCTTAGCCTCTTTACAACCCAAGGGGGCAAAGATGGAGGAGGATTATTTAAAGATTCGTTTTCAACCGTAA
- a CDS encoding DUF2358 domain-containing protein, whose translation MDILEILKADYQRFPQDQTYEIYHPQVYFKDPLTEFRGLARYQQMIQFFQTWFKAVQLDLHAIEQQPEQILTRWTLHWTTPLPWRPRIAIPGQSVLILNDQNQIISHVDTWEISPWDVVRQHFFSGKTR comes from the coding sequence ATGGATATTCTTGAGATTCTTAAAGCCGATTATCAACGCTTCCCCCAAGACCAAACCTATGAAATTTATCACCCCCAGGTCTATTTCAAAGACCCCCTAACAGAATTTCGCGGTCTGGCACGATACCAACAAATGATCCAGTTTTTCCAGACTTGGTTTAAAGCCGTTCAGTTAGACCTCCACGCCATCGAACAGCAACCCGAACAAATCCTCACCCGGTGGACGCTCCACTGGACTACTCCCCTCCCTTGGCGACCTCGCATTGCCATTCCCGGTCAAAGTGTCTTAATCCTCAATGACCAAAATCAGATTATCTCCCATGTGGATACTTGGGAGATTTCCCCCTGGGATGTGGTGCGTCAACATTTTTTTTCAGGCAAAACCCGTTAA
- a CDS encoding phosphomannose isomerase type II C-terminal cupin domain: protein MSEEQTNASTPTVTESPSDGRGADIPEGAIVEERPWGTVTILEQGERYRINRIEVKPGSHISTQMHYHRSEHWVVVAGTAKVICDGQETLLMQKQSTYVPMNTKHRVENPGVIPLVMIEIQNGEFLGDEDIIRFSELENK from the coding sequence ATGAGCGAAGAACAAACCAATGCTTCTACCCCAACAGTAACAGAGAGTCCTTCGGATGGGAGAGGGGCTGATATTCCTGAAGGTGCAATTGTTGAAGAACGTCCTTGGGGAACGGTGACGATTTTGGAACAGGGGGAACGGTATCGCATCAATCGCATTGAGGTGAAACCGGGCAGTCATATTAGTACCCAGATGCACTATCATCGCAGTGAACACTGGGTAGTGGTGGCTGGGACAGCGAAGGTGATTTGTGATGGTCAGGAGACGCTGTTAATGCAGAAACAATCTACCTATGTGCCGATGAATACGAAACACCGGGTAGAAAATCCGGGGGTGATTCCCTTGGTGATGATTGAAATTCAAAATGGGGAGTTTTTGGGGGATGAGGATATTATTCGCTTTTCGGAATTAGAGAATAAGTGA
- a CDS encoding orange carotenoid-binding protein produces MPFTIDSARSIFPETLAADVVPATIARFKQLSAEDQLALIWFAYLAMGKTITIAAPGAANMQFAQRTLDEIRQMTPLQQTQAMCDLANRTDTPMCRTYASWSANIKLGFWYELGQFMEQGIVAPIPEGYKLSANANAILATIQGLDPGQQITVLRNCVVDMGFDISKLDSSQRVAEPVVPPKEMSQRTKVQIEGVTNSTVLEYMDNLNANDFDNLISLFTEDGALQPPFQKPIVGKDNVLRFFREECQNLKLMPERGISEPAEDGYTQIKVTGKVQTPWFGGNVGMNIAWRFLLNPENKVFFVAIDLLASPKELLNLVR; encoded by the coding sequence ATGCCATTCACCATTGACTCGGCTCGTAGCATTTTTCCTGAAACCCTAGCGGCTGACGTAGTTCCGGCCACCATTGCTCGGTTCAAGCAGCTTAGTGCGGAAGATCAACTGGCTCTCATTTGGTTTGCTTATCTGGCAATGGGTAAAACCATCACCATTGCTGCTCCTGGGGCTGCAAATATGCAGTTTGCTCAAAGGACTCTGGATGAAATTCGGCAGATGACTCCTCTACAGCAAACCCAAGCGATGTGCGACTTGGCGAACCGGACAGATACTCCTATGTGTCGCACCTATGCCAGTTGGTCTGCTAATATCAAGCTGGGTTTCTGGTATGAACTGGGACAGTTTATGGAACAAGGAATTGTTGCGCCTATTCCCGAAGGCTACAAACTCTCAGCGAACGCCAATGCCATCCTAGCGACTATTCAAGGTCTTGATCCCGGTCAACAAATCACGGTTCTGCGTAATTGTGTTGTTGATATGGGGTTCGATATTAGTAAATTAGATAGCTCTCAACGGGTGGCAGAACCTGTTGTGCCTCCTAAAGAGATGTCCCAACGGACTAAAGTTCAAATCGAAGGTGTAACTAATTCCACAGTCTTGGAATACATGGATAACTTGAATGCTAACGATTTTGACAACTTAATTAGTCTGTTTACAGAAGATGGAGCTTTACAACCTCCTTTCCAAAAACCCATTGTTGGTAAAGATAATGTGCTGCGGTTCTTCCGGGAAGAATGCCAGAACCTGAAGTTAATGCCAGAACGAGGGATTTCTGAACCGGCGGAAGATGGCTATACTCAAATTAAGGTTACTGGTAAAGTGCAAACTCCTTGGTTTGGGGGGAATGTGGGGATGAACATTGCTTGGCGTTTCTTGCTGAACCCAGAAAACAAGGTTTTCTTTGTGGCGATTGATTTGTTAGCCTCTCCTAAAGAGTTGTTGAACTTGGTGCGCTAG
- a CDS encoding fluorescence recovery protein (RFP), translating into MSEIDWSEQDKNAAIDALQKAYEREVKILIDEVKQKVFNLTEVDEVWQLHDFLSSRRHDIDGKYDYRDAASVFVLATLVKQGWLSLEELQVLGRDKLAKISALTRI; encoded by the coding sequence GTGAGTGAAATTGATTGGTCTGAACAGGATAAAAATGCGGCTATAGATGCCTTACAGAAGGCTTATGAACGGGAGGTTAAGATTCTGATTGATGAGGTTAAACAAAAAGTGTTTAATCTCACGGAAGTTGACGAAGTGTGGCAATTACACGACTTTTTAAGTTCGAGAAGACATGATATTGATGGGAAGTATGACTATCGAGATGCTGCCAGTGTGTTTGTGTTGGCCACATTAGTTAAACAGGGATGGTTAAGTCTGGAAGAATTACAGGTTTTGGGTCGAGATAAATTAGCGAAAATCTCGGCTCTGACTAGGATCTAA
- a CDS encoding magnesium chelatase subunit H codes for MFTHVKSTTRRITPENLNGRSVMKVVYVVLEPQYQSTLSAAVQSINKNNPHVAIDLSGYLIEELRDAGNYEDFKQDVAQANIFIASLIFIEELAEKVVAAVAPHRDRLDVSVVFPSMPQVMRLNKMGSFSMENLGQSKSAIAQFMKSRKKNSGSSFQDSMLKLLRTLPKVLKYLPMDRAQDARHFMLSFQYWLGGSADNLENFLLMLADKYVFKDQQKQGVIYSEPVVYPDMGVWHPLAPKMFEDVNEYWDWFNQRDDISEDLRDPLAPCVGLVLQRTHLVTGDDAHYVAMVQELEAMGARVVAVFSGGLDFSKPVDEYFWDKRVRGVEPTPFVDVVVSLTGFALVGGPARQDHPKAIDSLKRLNRPYMVALPLVFQTTEEWESSELGLHPIQVALQIAIPELDGAIEPIIVSGRDGATGRAIALQDRIEAIAQRALKWANLRKKPKVEKKVAITVFSFPPDKGNVGTAAYLDVFGSIYEVMKALQSNGYDIQDLPDSPQALMEAVIHDAQAQYQSPELNVAYRMSVMEYERLTPYYERLKENWGDPPGHLNSDGENLLIYGKQFGNLFIGVQPTFGYEGDPMRLLFSRSASPHHGFAAYYTYLERVWQADAVLHFGTHGSLEFMPGKQMGMSGECYPDSLIGNTPNLYYYAANNPSEATIAKRRSYAETISYLTPPAENAGLYKGLQELSELIGSYQTLKDSGRGVQIVDTIMDKCRMVNLDQDIQLPATDAKDMTPEERDNIVGIVYRKLMEIESRLLPCGLHVIGKPPSAEEAIATLVNIASLDREDDNLKSLPRIIAESLGRNIEEIYGNSDRGILSDVDLLQNITLATREAVAALVHAQTDADGRVSKVSGLNLFQKFKKAPWVESLENSGYPNVNTDDLKPLFEYLEFCLEQVCADQELGGLLQALEGEYVLPGPGGDPIRNPLVLPTGKNIHALDPQSIPTLAAVKSAKIVVDRLLERQRLDNGGHYPETIATVLWGTDNIKTYGESLAQILWMVGARPLPDALGRVNKLELIPLEELGRPRIDVVVNCSGVFRDLFINQMNLLDQAVKMAAEAEEPLEMNFVRKHALEQAEEMGIGIRQAATRIFSNASGSYSSNVNLAVENSTWEEESELQDMYLNRKSFAFNSDNPGVMDERRDIFEASLKTAEVTFQNLDSSEISLTDVSHYFDSDPTKVVANLRKDGKKPAAYIADTTTANAQVRTLSETVRLDARTKMLNPKWYEGMLSHGYEGVRELSKRLVNTMGWSATADAVDNWVYEDVNTTFIEDPEMCKRLMNLNPNSFRKMVGTLLEVNGRGYWETSEENLDRLRELYQEVEDRIEGVE; via the coding sequence ATGTTCACTCACGTCAAGTCCACCACTCGACGCATCACACCAGAAAACCTCAACGGTCGGTCCGTTATGAAGGTGGTCTATGTCGTGTTAGAGCCTCAGTACCAAAGCACGCTATCGGCGGCGGTACAGTCGATTAATAAGAATAATCCCCATGTAGCCATTGACCTCAGTGGCTATTTAATTGAAGAACTGCGGGACGCTGGGAATTATGAAGACTTTAAGCAGGATGTCGCCCAGGCGAATATATTTATTGCCTCGTTGATTTTTATTGAAGAGTTGGCCGAGAAGGTGGTGGCGGCTGTGGCTCCCCACCGCGATCGCCTTGATGTGTCCGTGGTGTTCCCCTCTATGCCCCAAGTCATGCGCTTGAATAAGATGGGCAGTTTCTCCATGGAGAATTTAGGGCAAAGTAAAAGTGCGATCGCCCAATTTATGAAGAGTCGGAAAAAGAACTCCGGCTCTTCCTTCCAAGATAGTATGTTAAAGCTCCTGCGCACCCTGCCCAAGGTGTTGAAATACCTGCCCATGGATCGCGCTCAGGATGCCCGTCATTTTATGCTCAGTTTCCAGTATTGGCTGGGGGGTTCTGCTGATAATTTAGAGAACTTCCTGCTGATGTTGGCCGATAAATACGTTTTCAAAGACCAACAAAAACAAGGGGTCATCTATTCCGAACCCGTGGTATATCCCGATATGGGGGTATGGCATCCCCTCGCCCCCAAAATGTTTGAGGATGTGAACGAATATTGGGACTGGTTCAACCAACGGGATGATATTTCCGAAGACTTACGGGACCCCCTCGCCCCCTGTGTGGGGTTAGTCCTGCAACGAACCCACTTGGTCACCGGGGATGATGCCCATTATGTGGCGATGGTGCAGGAATTGGAGGCAATGGGCGCCCGGGTGGTGGCCGTCTTCTCTGGGGGGTTAGACTTCTCCAAACCTGTGGATGAGTATTTCTGGGATAAACGGGTGAGAGGGGTTGAACCGACTCCCTTTGTGGATGTAGTGGTGTCCCTGACCGGGTTTGCCCTGGTTGGGGGGCCGGCCCGTCAAGACCATCCCAAGGCCATTGACTCCCTTAAACGCCTCAACCGTCCCTATATGGTGGCCTTACCCTTGGTCTTCCAAACCACCGAAGAATGGGAAAGCAGCGAGTTAGGATTACACCCCATCCAAGTGGCTTTACAAATTGCGATTCCTGAACTGGACGGGGCGATTGAACCGATTATCGTCTCCGGTCGGGATGGGGCAACGGGGCGCGCTATTGCTCTCCAAGACCGGATAGAGGCGATCGCGCAACGGGCGTTAAAGTGGGCGAACCTGCGCAAGAAGCCCAAAGTGGAGAAAAAAGTCGCCATTACCGTCTTTAGTTTCCCCCCTGACAAAGGGAATGTGGGCACCGCCGCCTATTTGGATGTCTTTGGCTCCATTTACGAAGTGATGAAAGCCCTCCAAAGCAATGGCTACGACATCCAAGACCTACCCGACAGCCCTCAAGCTCTAATGGAAGCCGTCATCCACGATGCCCAAGCCCAATATCAGAGTCCTGAACTCAATGTGGCCTATCGGATGTCGGTGATGGAATACGAACGCCTCACGCCCTATTATGAGCGTCTCAAGGAGAACTGGGGAGATCCTCCCGGACATTTAAACAGTGACGGGGAAAACCTGCTGATCTACGGGAAACAGTTCGGCAACCTCTTCATCGGCGTTCAGCCCACCTTCGGCTATGAAGGCGACCCCATGCGCCTCTTATTCTCCCGTTCCGCCTCCCCCCATCACGGTTTCGCCGCCTACTACACCTATTTAGAACGGGTCTGGCAGGCCGACGCGGTGTTACACTTTGGCACCCACGGTTCCCTAGAATTCATGCCCGGGAAACAAATGGGTATGAGTGGGGAATGCTATCCCGACAGCTTAATTGGCAATACCCCCAACCTCTACTACTACGCCGCCAATAACCCCAGCGAGGCCACCATTGCCAAGCGTCGCAGCTATGCCGAAACCATTAGCTACCTCACCCCTCCCGCCGAAAATGCCGGGTTATACAAAGGCCTGCAAGAACTCAGCGAGTTAATTGGCTCCTACCAAACCCTGAAAGATAGCGGTCGGGGGGTGCAAATTGTCGATACGATCATGGATAAATGTCGCATGGTCAACCTTGACCAAGACATTCAACTCCCCGCAACCGATGCTAAAGATATGACCCCCGAAGAGCGGGATAATATTGTGGGCATTGTGTATCGGAAGTTAATGGAAATTGAGTCTCGCCTACTGCCCTGTGGCTTGCACGTGATTGGGAAACCCCCCTCAGCAGAAGAGGCGATCGCAACTCTGGTCAATATCGCCAGTTTAGACCGGGAAGACGACAACCTGAAGAGTCTGCCCCGCATCATTGCCGAGAGTTTGGGACGCAATATTGAGGAAATTTACGGCAATAGCGATCGCGGAATCCTGAGTGACGTAGACCTCCTGCAAAACATCACCCTCGCCACCCGCGAAGCCGTCGCCGCCCTCGTCCACGCCCAAACCGACGCAGATGGTCGCGTCTCCAAAGTTTCCGGCCTCAACCTCTTCCAGAAATTCAAAAAAGCCCCCTGGGTCGAATCTCTGGAAAACTCCGGCTATCCCAACGTCAACACCGACGACCTCAAACCCCTCTTTGAGTACCTGGAATTCTGCCTAGAACAAGTCTGTGCCGACCAAGAACTAGGCGGCCTCCTCCAAGCCCTCGAAGGGGAGTATGTCCTCCCCGGCCCCGGCGGCGACCCCATCCGTAACCCCCTTGTCCTCCCCACCGGGAAAAACATCCACGCCCTAGACCCCCAATCCATCCCCACCCTCGCCGCCGTCAAATCCGCCAAAATCGTCGTAGACCGTCTCCTAGAACGGCAACGACTCGACAACGGCGGCCACTATCCCGAAACCATCGCCACCGTCCTCTGGGGCACCGACAACATCAAAACCTACGGCGAATCCCTCGCCCAAATCCTCTGGATGGTGGGAGCCCGTCCCCTCCCCGATGCCTTGGGACGAGTCAACAAACTCGAACTCATCCCCCTCGAAGAACTCGGCCGCCCTCGGATTGATGTCGTCGTCAACTGTTCCGGCGTATTCCGCGACCTCTTCATCAACCAGATGAACCTCCTCGACCAGGCCGTAAAAATGGCCGCCGAAGCCGAGGAACCCCTAGAGATGAACTTCGTCCGCAAACACGCCTTAGAACAGGCCGAAGAAATGGGCATCGGCATCCGTCAGGCCGCCACCCGCATCTTCTCCAACGCCTCCGGCTCCTACTCCTCCAACGTCAACCTTGCCGTTGAAAACAGCACCTGGGAAGAAGAGTCCGAGTTACAGGATATGTACCTCAACCGGAAATCCTTCGCCTTCAACTCCGACAATCCCGGAGTGATGGACGAACGCCGGGACATTTTCGAGGCCTCCTTGAAAACCGCCGAGGTCACATTCCAAAACCTCGACTCATCGGAAATCAGTCTGACCGACGTTTCCCACTACTTCGACTCCGACCCCACCAAAGTGGTGGCCAATCTCCGCAAGGATGGCAAAAAACCCGCCGCCTACATCGCCGACACCACCACCGCCAACGCCCAAGTCCGCACCCTCTCCGAAACCGTCCGCCTCGATGCCCGAACCAAGATGTTAAACCCCAAATGGTACGAAGGGATGCTGAGTCACGGTTACGAAGGCGTGCGCGAGTTATCTAAGCGTTTGGTGAACACCATGGGCTGGTCTGCCACAGCCGACGCGGTGGATAATTGGGTCTATGAAGATGTGAATACCACCTTCATTGAAGACCCAGAAATGTGCAAACGTCTAATGAACTTAAACCCCAATTCTTTCCGTAAGATGGTCGGCACTTTATTAGAAGTCAACGGTCGGGGGTACTGGGAGACTTCCGAGGAGAATTTAGACCGTCTCCGGGAGTTATACCAGGAGGTTGAAGACCGCATCGAAGGCGTTGAGTAG